From Candidatus Mycalebacterium zealandia:
AAGAAAGGACGGAATGAACAGAAAAGGGACGGGACCCGAAGAAACTTATTATCCGCATAAATACGCGATTCAGATTACTACAGATTCTCCTCAGTGGGGCGGGCTCAGCGGGTGCACTTTTGAAGAGGCGGTTTCGTGGGGCAAGGAAGACCCCGAAGGCGGTCTTGTGCAGTGTTATTGCGATGCGACAATTGCGCTGCCGATAATTTCTCAGGCTCTTGCCGAGAGGGTTGAAAAACCGCGAAAGGGCAAACGGTTTTTTGATTGAAAGCTGAGACGCAAGTGAATATATTCATTTGCGGCGACCTGAAATCAGACCGAGCAGGTTGAAGAGGGTGGAAAACTGTCCGGGGATAAATTTAATTTTTAATTAGAGGATTAAATAAAAACGAGAGAAATCAAAATGAGACTAAAGGGAAAAACCGCTTTAATTACCGGAGGAAGCGAGGGGATAGGAAGGGCGACCGCGTTGCTTTTTCATAAGGAAGGCGCGAAAGTAGGGATTATGTCCAGAACTGCGAAAAATCTGCGCAATGTTGTTTCCGAAGCGAAAGGCCGCCGGAAAATCAAAGCGTGGAAGGGTGATGTTTCAAATGAAAAAGATGTAAAAAGAATTGCGAACGCATTTTACAGAGAGTTTGGCAAAATTGACATTCTTTTCAACAATGCGGGAATTTTTGAAGGCGGAACGGTTGTTACAACCACAAACTCGGTCTGGAATAGAACTATGGATATAAATGTGAAAGGGGTTTTTCTGATGAGCAAATACGTTGTTCCGCTGATGGCAAAACACGGCGGCGGCTCAATAATAAATAATTCAAGCGTTCTCGGAATTGTCGGAATGGAGGACTGCATGGCGTATAACGCCTCAAAGGGTGCGGTCAGACAAATTACGCGCAGCATGGCGCTTGACCACGCGAAGCAGAACATAAGGGTTAATTCCGTCTGCCCGGGCTACATAAAAACAAAAATGGATGTTGAATTTATGGGCAATCCGCCCGATGCCGAAGAACAACTTGACGAAATAGCGGCGGGAATGATTCCGATGGTCAGAAGAGCCGAAGCGGATGAGGTTGCACAGTCGGTTTTGTTTCTCGCGAGCGAAGAATCAAGCTATATGACAGGGTCAGATCTTGTAATTGATGGCGGCTGGACGGTTTTGTAGGCACGTAATGTTTGTTGCCAGCAACGGCGGGAGTAAAACCTCATTTGAAATTCGGGTCAGTATAATTTCCATGTTGTATAGTAAGACCGAGTTCCGAAGCAAGTATTCTGAGTCCTAATTTTTATTTTGTTAAAGTCAGCCGCCGCGCTGCTTTTTCAGTGTCTTCCTCTCCAAAAATCGCCGTAATTACGGCAATGCCGTCAACGCCGGTTTTTAGAACATCAGCAACATTTTCGGGCGTAATTCCACCGATGGCGAATACGGGTATTTTCAGTTTCGCTTTTGCCTCTTTCAAAACCTCAAACGGTGTGGGAACTCTGTCCGGTTTTGTGGGTGTAAAATAAGGAGTTCCGAAAGCAACATAATTCGCGCCCGCTTTTTCGGAGGCAATTCCCCTTTCAATCTCTCCGTAGCATGAAACGCCGATAATCGCGTTTTCACCGAGCAGTTTTCTTGCGTTTTTTACATTCCCGTCCTCTCCGCCGAGGTGAACGCCGTCCGCGCCTGTTTTTTTCGTTATTTCAGGACTGTCGTTAATTATGAGCGGGATTTTATATTTTTGCGTAATTTCCGCGAGCATTTTTCCTTTTCGGATAATTTCCGCTTTTTCTGAGTTTTTTTCGCGCAGTTGAATAATTGTCGCGCCGCCTTTTATTGCGGCTTCAACAGTTTCGGCGAAACCGTTTTCCGCAATCAGTTTTGAGTCTGTTATGGCGTAAAGTCCGCGCAATTTAAATGCGGGCATCAGGATTCAACCCGGCTGAATATGGCATCCCGCACGGCGTTGTAGTTATTTGGCAATTCTATGGGGTTGTTACGGAGTTTTTTGCCCACTCCCGCGATTTTGCCCTCATGGTATCCGGTTTTAAATTCAACAAATTTAAGTCCGTGAGCGGTTGAAATAATTACCACTTTGTCTTTCTTTTTGAAGGTTTTTTTCGCTTGAAGTTTCAGAAAAACCGCAAGCGCCACGCCCGTGTGCGGGCAACTGAAAATTCCGGTTCTGTCCGCCATCGCGGCGGCGACGGAAAGTTCTTTTTCAGATGCCTGTTCAACAATTCCGTTAAATTCTTTAAGGGTTTTTATCGCCTTGTTCACGCTTACCGGATTTCCGATCTGAATCGCGTTGGCGAGAGTTGTTTTCGCTTTTACCGGCTTGAATTCCTTAAATCCTTTTTTGTAACTCAGGTAAAGCGGGTTGGCGTTTTTTGATTGCGCGCAAACAATTCGCGGCAGTTTTTTTATTAATCCCAGATCGCGCATTAAAAGAAAACCCTTGCCGAGAGCGGACACGTTGCCCAGATTGCCGCCCGGAATTATTATCCAGTCCGGCACGCTCCATTTGAATTGCTGGCACAGTTCAATGCTTATGGTTTTCTGCCCTTCAATGCGGAGCGAATTTATGGAGTTTGCCAGATAGATGTTGTTTTCTTCCGTCATTTTCTGAACCATTTTCATGCAGCCGTCAAAATCGGTGTCAAGCGAAAGAACAATCGCCCCGTTTGCAATTGGCTGAACGAGTTGAGCAAGGGAAACTTTTCCTTTCGGCAGAAAAACAATCGCCGGAATATCCGCCGCCGCGCAGTAGGCGGCAAGCGCCGCCGAGGTGTCTCCGGTGGAGGCGCAGGCAACCGCCGGAATATCGCGTTTTTTTCTGCGCATATGCTGCACCACCGAAACAAGAACCGTCATTCCGAGGTCTTTGAAAGAGCCCGTGTGGCTGTTTCCGCACATCTTTATCCAGATGTCATTCATTCCGACCTGTTTACCTAAACGCTCCGCCCAGAAAAGGTTTGTTGAGCCCTCATACATTGAAACAATGTCATCATCCTTCACAACGGGACAAACCCATTCCTTTTTGCCCCAAACCGAACTGCCGTGGGGCCATGACTGGTTTTTGTAGCGTTCATCAAACAGTTTTTTCCACTGTTGAGACGATTTTTTGGCAAGCAGTTTGCGGTCGTGCGTAACTTCAAGCAGTTCGTTGCACTCTCCGCAACGGTAAATCACTTCGTCAATTTTGTAGGTTTTACCGCATTCGGGGTTGATGCAACTGAGCCACGCACGGTATTCGGTTATGTTTTTGCCGCCGCGCGCGGATTTTGAAGCGGTTTTGGGCATAGCGAAAAATACCGCACTGCAAGGGCGGGTGTCAATGTTTGCGGCTTGACACAAAAACGCTTTTGAAAGACAATACAGCCTCTTTGAGAGACCCGAGCGCGTAGCTCAGCGGGAGAGCGCTTGCCCGACACGCAAGAGGTCGCTGGTTCAATCCCAGCCGCGCTCACGGATTACTTTGACTTTTAGCCCAAATTCAAAACAATATACGCGTTTCAGGCCCCGTAGCTCAGGGGGAGAGCGTTCGCCTCACACGCGAAAGGTCGTTGGTTCAATTCCAACCGGGGCCAAGTGAATAAAATTGGAAACTTCAACTGCTCCTTTAGTTTTCTCTCTGGTTGCTATCACATGTTCTTTAGCAACTCTTTACTTTCAGTTTTTTTATAAACCTCGCCGCATTAGAGTTGTAAGTCTGGGGGTAGAACGTGTAGGACCGGAAAATCGTATGTCCCATAGATATGCGGTTTGTAATGATGGCAAAGAAGCTATTTACTTGTCGGGTGTGTCATTTCATTATTCTTATGCTTTCTTGCCTGATTCATATCCTGGAGCAAAATATCCTGGAGTAAGTATGTCTAGCGAAATTCAAATTGAAGGCTTTATATTTCCACAGAATAGAACAGTTCTACCTCATGGTATTGCTGAGGTTGGATATGTGGAAGACGAAGCCGTCCGTAAAAAAATTTGGGAGAACTTTCTGGAGGGTGTCAGAGACGGCAGAATATCATCGCAAGATAAGATAGCCATTATGGCTACTGTGCATATCGCTTTTCCGGATGGTTCTATTTTTTACAATAAGTTTAAATTTGCTGAAATGAGATTTCCTGAAGACAAGTCCGCTAATATAACTTTCTTTCTTGTGAATTTTGATTTCTTGAAATCTGCTGAAAAACTAGGTTCTCAAGATGTAGAACAGAAACCAATGTAGCCAGACCAAATTTGTCCAATGCCTCAAATAACAATCACACACAAAGATAAATCCGCCGAAATTGAATCCGGCGCGACTGTTGCCGAAGTGCTTGCCGCCGTTGGCGCGGATAAAGGCGCAATCGGGGCGACCGCGGACGGCGCACTTATGGATTTGACGCAAAATATCAGCGCGGACACAAAACTTGAGCCCGTAAAGCAAAATTCCGCCGAAGGTCTGGCGCTCATCCGCCACACCGCCGCTCATGTTATGGCTGAAGCGGTTCAGGGGCTTTTTCAGAATGTGAAGGTTACAATCGGTCCCGTGATTGAGGACGGGTTTTACTACGATTTTGACACGCCCGAGCCGTTCACGCCCGAAGATCTTGAAAAGATTGAAAAGCGCATGGAGGAGATTGTTTCCGAAGACCGCCCGCTTGAGCGCAAAACCGTTTCGCGCTCGCAAGCCGTTAAAACTTTCTCGGATATGGGCGAGACATACAAAGTGGAAATAATCAACGATTTGCCCGAAGATTCTGAAATAACAATTTATGACCAGGGCAAATGGTTTGACCTGTGCAGAGGTCCCCACGCGCCTTCAACCGGTGCGGTTAAAGCGTTCAAACTCACATCTTCGGGCGGCGCATATTGGCGCGGCGTTGAAACCAACCCAATGTTACAGCGCATATACGGTACGGCGTTTGCGGACAGAAAAGATTTG
This genomic window contains:
- a CDS encoding glucose 1-dehydrogenase — translated: MRLKGKTALITGGSEGIGRATALLFHKEGAKVGIMSRTAKNLRNVVSEAKGRRKIKAWKGDVSNEKDVKRIANAFYREFGKIDILFNNAGIFEGGTVVTTTNSVWNRTMDINVKGVFLMSKYVVPLMAKHGGGSIINNSSVLGIVGMEDCMAYNASKGAVRQITRSMALDHAKQNIRVNSVCPGYIKTKMDVEFMGNPPDAEEQLDEIAAGMIPMVRRAEADEVAQSVLFLASEESSYMTGSDLVIDGGWTVL
- a CDS encoding thiamine phosphate synthase, with translation MPAFKLRGLYAITDSKLIAENGFAETVEAAIKGGATIIQLREKNSEKAEIIRKGKMLAEITQKYKIPLIINDSPEITKKTGADGVHLGGEDGNVKNARKLLGENAIIGVSCYGEIERGIASEKAGANYVAFGTPYFTPTKPDRVPTPFEVLKEAKAKLKIPVFAIGGITPENVADVLKTGVDGIAVITAIFGEEDTEKAARRLTLTK
- the thrC gene encoding threonine synthase — translated: MPKTASKSARGGKNITEYRAWLSCINPECGKTYKIDEVIYRCGECNELLEVTHDRKLLAKKSSQQWKKLFDERYKNQSWPHGSSVWGKKEWVCPVVKDDDIVSMYEGSTNLFWAERLGKQVGMNDIWIKMCGNSHTGSFKDLGMTVLVSVVQHMRRKKRDIPAVACASTGDTSAALAAYCAAADIPAIVFLPKGKVSLAQLVQPIANGAIVLSLDTDFDGCMKMVQKMTEENNIYLANSINSLRIEGQKTISIELCQQFKWSVPDWIIIPGGNLGNVSALGKGFLLMRDLGLIKKLPRIVCAQSKNANPLYLSYKKGFKEFKPVKAKTTLANAIQIGNPVSVNKAIKTLKEFNGIVEQASEKELSVAAAMADRTGIFSCPHTGVALAVFLKLQAKKTFKKKDKVVIISTAHGLKFVEFKTGYHEGKIAGVGKKLRNNPIELPNNYNAVRDAIFSRVES